The Burkholderia mayonis genome window below encodes:
- a CDS encoding DUF3443 domain-containing protein: MRFQYTLTRWLGALSLAAATVALVAACGGGGDGGSNASVNTGSGGGSTSAGGGSGGSSGTPLASNQAAITVSTGVATVVNMPTVSVTICAPGTSTCQTIDNVLVDTASYGLRIVNTAASNVLGSLPVSSVSGGALVECGKFVTSYTWGTVRTADVKIAGEQASSLPVQIIGDLGTSGVPTSCSNGNSPSNTAADLGANGILGIGPAPYDCGANCVTSTLYSNYYACPNGNSSCQVTTVPLAQQVANPVPRFPADNNGVVVAMNPPSGGSATGTLTFGINTQANNALPAGVTKLTSTTAGDLTGTLLGRAISTAFFDTGSNAYFFDTGGSTAVTLPVCSNNSSFYCPSTTQSTTATVIGLNGAQASPSISIANANSLFSSYKSAVPNLGGPFGDTRMLDFGLPHFFGKTLYFGVDQSGSGGPAPYIAF, encoded by the coding sequence TTGCGCTTCCAATACACTCTGACTCGCTGGCTCGGCGCGCTGAGCCTCGCCGCGGCCACGGTCGCACTCGTCGCCGCTTGCGGCGGCGGGGGCGACGGCGGCTCGAACGCGTCCGTCAACACCGGTTCCGGCGGCGGCAGCACGTCCGCGGGCGGTGGTTCGGGCGGCTCGTCCGGCACGCCGCTCGCGTCGAACCAGGCGGCGATCACCGTCAGCACGGGCGTCGCGACCGTCGTCAACATGCCGACCGTCAGCGTGACGATCTGCGCGCCCGGCACGTCGACGTGCCAGACGATCGACAACGTGCTCGTCGACACTGCGTCGTACGGGCTGCGGATCGTCAACACCGCCGCGTCGAACGTGCTCGGCAGCCTGCCCGTGTCGAGCGTGAGCGGCGGCGCGCTCGTCGAGTGCGGCAAGTTCGTGACGAGCTACACATGGGGCACCGTGCGCACCGCCGACGTGAAGATCGCCGGCGAACAGGCGAGCTCGCTGCCGGTCCAGATCATCGGCGACCTCGGCACGTCCGGCGTGCCGACGTCGTGCTCGAACGGCAATTCGCCGTCGAACACGGCCGCCGACCTCGGCGCGAACGGCATCCTCGGGATCGGGCCCGCGCCGTACGACTGCGGCGCGAACTGCGTGACGTCGACGCTCTACAGCAACTACTATGCGTGCCCGAACGGCAACTCGAGCTGCCAGGTCACGACGGTGCCGCTCGCGCAGCAGGTCGCGAATCCGGTGCCGCGCTTTCCGGCCGACAACAACGGCGTGGTCGTCGCGATGAATCCGCCGTCAGGCGGCAGTGCGACCGGCACGCTGACGTTCGGCATCAACACGCAGGCGAACAACGCGCTGCCGGCGGGCGTGACCAAGCTCACGTCGACGACGGCGGGCGACCTGACGGGCACGTTGCTCGGCCGCGCGATCAGTACGGCGTTCTTCGACACCGGATCGAACGCGTACTTCTTCGACACGGGCGGCAGTACGGCCGTCACGCTGCCCGTTTGCAGCAACAACTCGTCGTTCTACTGCCCATCGACCACGCAGTCGACGACGGCCACCGTCATCGGCCTGAACGGCGCGCAGGCGTCGCCGTCGATCTCGATCGCCAACGCGAACTCGCTGTTCTCGTCGTACAAGTCCGCGGTGCCGAACCTGGGCGGTCCGTTCGGCGACACACGGATGCTCGACTTCGGCCTGCCGCACTTCTTCGGCAAGACGCTGTACTTCGGGGTGGACCAGAGCGGCAGCGGCGGGCCGGCCCCATATATCGCATTCTGA
- a CDS encoding VOC family protein: MAARVQRITPFLWFDGNAEEAATFYVSVFDDAKITRVARYGSEGAQASGQGEGTVMTVAFELDGQSFVALNGGPAFQFNPAVSFVVNCATQDEIDYYWRRLSEGGDESAQQCGWLKDRFGLSWQIVPAQLPELLTGADPSKASRTMQALMQMKKIDLAALQRAAAG; this comes from the coding sequence ATGGCGGCACGTGTGCAGCGCATCACCCCCTTCCTGTGGTTCGACGGCAACGCCGAGGAAGCCGCGACGTTCTACGTATCGGTGTTCGACGACGCAAAGATCACGCGCGTCGCCCGCTACGGCAGCGAGGGCGCGCAGGCGTCCGGGCAGGGCGAGGGCACCGTGATGACGGTCGCCTTCGAGCTCGACGGCCAGAGCTTTGTCGCGCTGAACGGCGGCCCCGCGTTCCAGTTCAATCCGGCCGTGTCGTTCGTCGTCAACTGCGCAACGCAGGACGAGATCGATTACTACTGGCGCCGGCTGTCCGAGGGCGGCGACGAGAGCGCGCAGCAGTGCGGCTGGCTCAAGGACCGCTTCGGGCTGTCGTGGCAGATCGTGCCCGCGCAACTGCCGGAACTGCTGACGGGCGCCGATCCGTCGAAGGCGTCGCGCACGATGCAGGCGCTGATGCAGATGAAGAAAATCGACCTCGCGGCGCTGCAGCGGGCCGCGGCCGGCTGA
- a CDS encoding DUF2844 domain-containing protein yields MRSSRFRRIAATAAGFMCAWLAAPVHAGLGGAPMTPPAADTAATVRSMQRSIHAAGGASTAAVGYTVRETTLGSGTVVREYVSTAGTVFALSWRGPVAPDLSDLLGSYFPQYEAGVKASHAARGPRAPAAIDTSGLVVHTGGHMGSYSGQAWLPQALPAGFSSNDVQ; encoded by the coding sequence GTGAGATCGAGTCGATTTCGCCGGATCGCCGCGACGGCGGCCGGCTTCATGTGCGCGTGGCTTGCCGCGCCCGTCCACGCGGGCCTCGGCGGCGCGCCGATGACACCGCCCGCCGCGGATACCGCCGCGACGGTGCGTTCGATGCAGCGCAGCATCCATGCGGCGGGCGGCGCATCGACGGCCGCCGTCGGCTACACAGTGCGGGAAACCACGCTCGGCTCGGGCACTGTCGTGCGCGAGTACGTCTCGACGGCAGGCACCGTGTTCGCGTTGTCGTGGCGAGGCCCCGTCGCGCCGGATCTCTCTGATCTGCTCGGCAGCTATTTCCCGCAATACGAGGCGGGCGTGAAGGCGTCCCACGCCGCACGCGGGCCGCGCGCGCCGGCCGCGATCGACACGAGCGGGCTCGTCGTCCACACGGGCGGCCACATGGGCTCGTACTCCGGTCAGGCGTGGCTGCCGCAGGCGCTGCCTGCCGGCTTCTCCAGCAACGACGTCCAGTGA